In the Colwellia sp. 20A7 genome, one interval contains:
- a CDS encoding sugar-binding protein, with translation MKKTLVYLANFNLLNILLITLILFSAIASVSASSNQLNAHKVQDVMVIDGIASEKSWDLSSWQPLDKLIMGVQPTEEDFSGQFKVMWNEDHLFLLVEITDDILFDQHADPLYRYWDDDCLEIFIDEDASGGDHQFTFNAFAYHIALDNQVVDIGPKNKDGSTNFVLLNDHIDSVWRRSMSKPNKIIWEVALSVFDDSFALLPDNKKDRQQPVKLTLGKKMGFMLAYCDNDGSKERESFIGSTNIEAVNGSKNLGYITADVFQQLLLIQ, from the coding sequence ATGAAAAAAACATTGGTTTATTTAGCTAATTTTAATTTATTAAATATTTTGTTAATTACTCTTATTTTATTTAGTGCTATTGCTTCAGTAAGCGCAAGTAGCAATCAACTAAACGCCCATAAAGTACAAGACGTGATGGTGATTGATGGTATTGCTAGTGAAAAAAGTTGGGACTTATCATCATGGCAGCCTTTAGATAAGCTCATCATGGGGGTCCAACCAACAGAGGAAGATTTTAGTGGTCAATTTAAAGTGATGTGGAATGAAGACCACCTATTCTTACTGGTTGAAATTACCGATGATATTTTATTTGATCAACATGCTGATCCTCTTTATCGATATTGGGACGATGACTGTTTAGAAATTTTCATTGATGAAGATGCTTCAGGTGGTGACCACCAATTTACTTTTAATGCTTTTGCATATCATATTGCCTTAGATAATCAGGTGGTAGATATCGGCCCAAAAAACAAAGATGGATCAACTAACTTTGTTTTGTTAAACGATCATATCGATAGTGTTTGGCGAAGAAGTATGAGTAAACCAAATAAAATCATTTGGGAAGTAGCGCTCAGTGTTTTTGATGATAGTTTTGCATTACTTCCTGACAATAAAAAAGATCGGCAGCAACCCGTAAAACTGACTCTAGGGAAAAAAATGGGTTTTATGTTGGCATATTGCGATAACGATGGTTCAAAAGAGCGGGAGAGCTTTATCGGTTCAACAAACATTGAAGCAGTCAACGGTAGTAAAAACTTAGGTTATATAACTGCAGATGTTTTTCAGCAACTATTGCTAATTCAATAA
- a CDS encoding cation diffusion facilitator family transporter codes for MGHNHSHGHSHSHSHSHDGKLSFAVFINILLSVVQVIGGIVSGSLSLIADALHNLSDAGAIIIAIVARKIARKPANSNMTYGFERAEILGALINSTTLLLVGIYLIFESIAKYFNPEPIDGWIIVWIATIALIIDAATAWLTYKAGAKNNLNLRAAFIHNMSDAFASIVVILAGTLIILYQWYFVDLIATIGISIYVIYHGLLLTKQTIKILMQAVPEDIEIDELCAEVEGIPSVKKINHIHVWQLDDNKKFLEAHVTLEINHVDNGIVEIKKILLNKYGIKHSTIENCIDNQEIINNCYQRE; via the coding sequence ATGGGGCATAACCATTCACACGGTCACTCACATAGCCATTCACATTCCCATGACGGTAAACTAAGTTTTGCAGTATTTATCAATATTTTATTATCTGTGGTGCAAGTAATTGGTGGCATTGTTTCTGGAAGCTTATCGCTTATTGCAGATGCCCTTCATAACTTAAGCGATGCAGGTGCAATTATTATCGCTATTGTTGCTAGAAAAATAGCTCGCAAACCAGCGAATAGTAATATGACTTACGGATTTGAGCGTGCAGAAATATTAGGGGCATTAATCAACAGTACCACGCTATTGTTGGTGGGTATTTATCTTATTTTTGAATCTATAGCTAAATACTTTAATCCAGAGCCTATCGACGGCTGGATCATTGTTTGGATCGCCACTATTGCGTTAATAATAGATGCTGCAACAGCATGGCTAACCTATAAAGCAGGGGCAAAAAACAACTTAAATTTAAGAGCCGCCTTTATTCATAATATGTCTGATGCTTTCGCTTCAATTGTAGTTATTTTAGCCGGTACACTTATCATTTTATATCAATGGTACTTTGTCGATTTAATAGCAACAATTGGTATTTCTATCTACGTTATATACCACGGTTTGCTACTAACTAAACAAACGATTAAAATTTTAATGCAGGCGGTACCAGAAGATATTGAGATTGATGAGCTCTGTGCTGAAGTTGAAGGTATTCCTAGTGTAAAAAAAATTAACCATATACATGTCTGGCAGCTCGATGACAATAAAAAGTTCTTAGAAGCACATGTCACTTTAGAAATAAACCACGTTGATAATGGGATAGTTGAAATTAAAAAAATCTTACTAAATAAGTATGGTATTAAACATTCTACGATAGAAAACTGTATTGATAATCAAGAAATAATAAATAATTGCTACCAACGCGAGTAA
- a CDS encoding beta-glucosidase H has protein sequence MRSMLKKIIQISALFGLSISLSACETNKNQKVTQTVNHKVIQKKNTHASKRLATVEQDVEAMLAKMTLAEKVSLAHASGKFHVNAIKRVGIPEMWLSDGPHGVRHQIARHTWDSAGWTDDHSTYLPHLTSVAASWDVEMARLHGEVLGAEARDREKDFILGPGVNLARLPLYGRNFEYMGEDPILAAKLVVPQIKAIQANDVAATVKHYALNTQELNRTGVNAKPDERTLREVYLPAFEAAVKEGGVLGMMGAYNEYYGTNANQSKHLVMDILKGEWGYQGVLLTDWHVDINTYDAAVNGLDLEMGTKVDHYQDYFLAKPFLAMIESGKIPESIAEEKARRILRVQHAIGMYDQNRLPGSRNTKAHQAAARKIATEGVVLLKNETIESMPVLPLDKNKIKNILVLGPNANKKHGTGGGSSEVKSLYEITPLAGLKAAFGENVNITVMRARSSELTAIASDYVESRHWTGTPAWNVSYYDDLARLSLIEESWIVDSTFKAKTPDKIQHITMSAKIKPLKTGSHQLNVETQGDFTLKINGDAVIAHKVNGRKTTDITSMTTLTKAIDLVENETYSFEIEYDGSDKFTLGWNAPGELFSSEAEYIAAAKKADAVIYFGGLSHGDDRESIDRPDMKLPNSQDEIISKLIAANEKTVVFLVAGSAVEMPWVDEANAIVWGWYGGMEAGHAFADILTGEVNPSGKMPITLPARLEDTAPIALNDYNAIESLYTEGVFIGYRWFEQQKIKPTFAFGHGLSYTQFSLTDIKLSASSITGDESITVTAQLKNTGKVAGAEVVQLYLHDKEASVARPEKELKGFAKVYLSPNESKEISITLNKRDLSFWDIKTNDWLAETGDFEVQLGTSLEKIHLRKSFSYNQ, from the coding sequence ATGCGTAGTATGTTAAAAAAAATCATTCAAATTTCTGCTTTATTCGGACTTAGTATCAGTCTTAGCGCATGTGAAACAAATAAAAATCAAAAGGTAACTCAGACAGTAAATCACAAAGTAATTCAGAAAAAAAATACTCATGCGAGTAAACGTCTTGCGACGGTTGAACAAGACGTTGAAGCAATGTTAGCGAAAATGACACTAGCTGAAAAAGTATCTTTGGCTCATGCGAGTGGAAAGTTTCATGTTAATGCTATTAAGCGTGTCGGTATCCCAGAAATGTGGTTATCTGATGGCCCTCATGGCGTTCGCCATCAAATAGCACGCCATACTTGGGATTCAGCGGGTTGGACAGATGACCATTCAACTTATTTACCGCACCTTACGTCTGTTGCTGCCAGTTGGGATGTAGAAATGGCACGACTACATGGCGAAGTTTTAGGTGCAGAAGCGCGTGATAGAGAAAAAGATTTTATTCTAGGGCCAGGAGTTAACTTAGCTCGTTTACCTTTATATGGTCGTAATTTTGAATATATGGGCGAAGATCCTATCTTAGCGGCAAAGTTAGTTGTGCCTCAAATAAAAGCGATTCAAGCCAATGATGTTGCTGCCACAGTTAAGCATTATGCGTTAAATACCCAAGAGCTGAATCGTACGGGGGTTAATGCTAAACCAGATGAACGTACTTTAAGAGAAGTTTATTTACCTGCATTTGAAGCCGCAGTGAAAGAAGGTGGTGTACTAGGTATGATGGGAGCGTACAACGAATATTATGGTACCAATGCAAACCAAAGTAAGCACTTAGTTATGGATATTCTAAAAGGTGAATGGGGTTATCAAGGGGTATTATTAACCGATTGGCATGTCGATATTAATACCTATGACGCGGCAGTAAATGGCTTAGATTTAGAGATGGGCACTAAAGTCGATCATTATCAGGACTACTTTCTTGCTAAGCCATTCTTAGCAATGATCGAATCAGGAAAAATTCCAGAATCTATTGCTGAGGAAAAAGCGAGACGTATTTTACGCGTGCAACATGCTATTGGTATGTATGATCAAAATCGTTTACCGGGCTCAAGAAATACTAAAGCGCACCAAGCGGCTGCACGCAAAATAGCGACTGAAGGTGTGGTTTTATTAAAAAATGAAACGATTGAGTCAATGCCTGTATTACCACTAGATAAGAATAAAATAAAAAACATTTTGGTATTAGGCCCTAATGCCAATAAAAAACACGGTACGGGTGGTGGCTCTTCTGAAGTTAAATCTTTATATGAGATAACACCGTTAGCAGGATTAAAAGCAGCCTTTGGTGAAAACGTAAACATTACTGTGATGCGAGCGCGTAGTAGTGAGTTAACTGCAATCGCCAGTGATTATGTCGAAAGTCGTCATTGGACTGGTACCCCGGCATGGAATGTATCTTATTATGATGATTTGGCAAGGTTGAGCTTAATTGAAGAATCTTGGATTGTTGACTCAACCTTCAAGGCTAAAACGCCTGATAAGATTCAGCACATTACAATGTCAGCTAAAATTAAGCCATTAAAAACAGGTTCTCATCAGCTGAATGTGGAAACTCAGGGAGACTTTACCTTAAAAATTAATGGTGACGCTGTTATTGCGCATAAGGTCAACGGCAGAAAAACTACTGACATCACAAGTATGACTACCCTGACAAAGGCTATTGATTTAGTCGAAAATGAAACCTATTCATTTGAAATTGAATATGATGGCAGTGATAAATTTACGTTAGGTTGGAATGCTCCAGGAGAGTTGTTTAGCAGTGAAGCTGAGTATATAGCGGCAGCTAAAAAAGCCGATGCCGTGATTTATTTTGGTGGTTTGAGTCATGGTGACGATAGAGAATCAATTGATCGTCCTGATATGAAACTACCTAATTCACAAGATGAAATTATTAGTAAGCTTATTGCCGCTAATGAAAAAACTGTCGTTTTTCTTGTCGCAGGCTCTGCAGTTGAAATGCCTTGGGTTGATGAAGCGAATGCGATTGTTTGGGGTTGGTATGGCGGTATGGAAGCAGGGCATGCTTTTGCAGATATTCTAACCGGTGAGGTGAATCCAAGTGGTAAAATGCCGATTACTTTACCTGCTCGTCTTGAAGATACCGCGCCAATTGCGCTCAATGATTATAACGCGATAGAAAGTTTATATACTGAAGGTGTCTTCATTGGTTATCGCTGGTTTGAGCAACAAAAAATAAAACCGACTTTTGCTTTTGGTCATGGACTTTCATACACCCAGTTCAGCTTAACTGACATTAAATTATCAGCATCAAGTATCACTGGGGATGAAAGTATTACAGTAACAGCACAACTTAAAAATACCGGTAAAGTGGCGGGTGCGGAAGTAGTACAACTGTATTTACATGATAAAGAAGCCAGTGTTGCTAGGCCAGAAAAAGAGTTGAAAGGTTTTGCTAAGGTGTACTTAAGTCCCAATGAAAGTAAAGAAATTAGCATTACACTTAACAAACGTGATTTGTCTTTCTGGGATATTAAAACTAATGATTGGCTAGCTGAAACAGGTGATTTTGAAGTACAGTTAGGAACGTCATTAGAAAAAATTCATCTAAGGAAAAGCTTTTCTTACAACCAATAA
- a CDS encoding gluconokinase, protein MINILSRNKKPKFSSIPHLFIIMGVSGSGKTEISQKLVNDLNTQGGYEFLDADDFHSSEAIALMAANLPLNDTMRKPWVEAIISKLGRLSKQNKNVVLAFSGLKYQHRKRFRTLEFKCHFYYLSADLNTIKNRMLNRENHFFKVELLTSQFAAMEEKRKDEKDIVKLDVSGTFKEVYQKVYQLVKKDLSKS, encoded by the coding sequence ATGATTAATATCTTAAGTAGAAATAAAAAGCCGAAATTTTCTAGCATACCTCACTTGTTTATTATAATGGGGGTTAGTGGCTCAGGTAAAACAGAGATTAGTCAAAAGCTCGTTAACGATTTAAATACTCAGGGCGGTTATGAATTTCTTGATGCAGACGACTTTCATTCCTCGGAAGCAATAGCGCTCATGGCTGCTAACTTACCGCTTAATGATACGATGAGAAAACCTTGGGTAGAAGCCATTATAAGTAAACTTGGCAGGCTATCTAAGCAGAATAAAAATGTGGTGTTAGCGTTTTCTGGCCTTAAATATCAACACCGAAAACGCTTCAGAACACTTGAGTTTAAATGTCATTTTTATTATTTAAGTGCAGACCTTAATACGATAAAAAATCGTATGTTAAATCGTGAGAATCATTTTTTTAAAGTAGAGTTATTAACAAGCCAATTTGCCGCAATGGAAGAAAAAAGAAAGGATGAAAAAGATATTGTTAAGCTTGATGTTAGTGGCACCTTTAAAGAAGTATATCAAAAGGTTTATCAACTAGTTAAAAAAGATTTAAGCAAGAGCTAA
- a CDS encoding ATP-binding protein codes for MLEKTAENTVFRRYNTAVVVAFIVIVFIALAAASLRYYSELSEHKHQSLTRLTAQVEQLNGMLGQSEQAVLGIQDYAQYILKHPDELYFKTPPLRQDGALFFLDIAVRSAINEDKRISGNITGFGDIDKFSLLKNQEIAMANALTPAFVTAQKVLEEANWFYYISVDQFVNIYPWIGRDSWRFSDRMLTNAHAKKIQALGLDNNKVIWSLPYIDAAGTGMNFSLGMGVYRHTDMVGAVVIDISLARLQQSLSALTSDDQALVLLNQQNDILIFKQQGKKPLNYRASWQKLLPNDLHHLQKERLAQIPDSIKIGDWFVETQSLPINGWTLLKYQPYSSFISPLRNHFIFMFTILLIGLFAFLMLVNAMTRRSFIKPTHDFISHIEFCSQGDPGKVKANADWLHWFVLVEDIFTQNRSLLLQLKDQNEVLDSRVLEKTKALIETSTQHQRDYVLLRSVMNAIPELIIFNDPNGKLMGCNQSFEQLTGQLESSMLGVKASQFMPKLLAYQIEHLNVKFGDQYPQQTLVEAGDEIYQGFCNQFTNGEGEILGTITILQNVTEQQATQSALESAKNQAEYANKVKIQFLANMSHEIRTPINAIQGMINLLTGTQLDARQEHYLTNAQTAAFSLLHLIDELLDLSKIEAGKMVIVKEVTDLPSVIDTALKLNAATIHAKKLNMRVDLDANVPRFLMSDAMRLVQVLSNLLNNATKFTEQGNIDLFIDSIGLSATNVLLRFRVKDTGIGISKENQAHLFEVFSQADISMTRKYGGSGLGLSICQQIVKLLGGEITVKSDLGAGCEFSFILPFSIPNEETMMNSDFSSTVSNEISRLHICSINHELSKSCVQTIKAQSWYYHQFTNLIELNTVLQDKKSLTDKVILLIDEQTFIEHDVNDKAVNLIDLIGLCQPGMSELKPNTCQQLDSLKVPYTLLDTPLYRYSLDKIVSVLSSTKSKETSKPVSTDNVTSSTKASLIVKEGEGDLSNIKVLLVEDNLINQLVAKELLKSMNATVFIADNGQKALDSLEAESFDVVLMDIQMPVMDGLTATVEIRKLEKYKNLPIIAMTAHAREEDKKSSLDAGMNQHIAKPVTATLLLTSILEAIKLNESKLS; via the coding sequence TTGTTAGAGAAAACCGCAGAGAATACTGTATTTAGACGATATAACACTGCTGTTGTTGTTGCGTTTATTGTTATCGTTTTTATTGCGTTAGCTGCGGCTTCATTAAGATATTACAGTGAGTTATCCGAACATAAACACCAAAGTTTAACTCGATTAACTGCCCAAGTAGAACAACTAAATGGCATGTTAGGACAAAGTGAGCAAGCGGTCTTAGGGATTCAGGACTATGCTCAATACATTCTTAAACATCCAGACGAATTATATTTTAAAACCCCACCATTAAGACAAGATGGTGCATTGTTTTTTCTTGATATAGCTGTACGTAGTGCAATCAATGAAGATAAACGTATTAGTGGTAATATCACAGGTTTTGGTGATATAGATAAATTTTCACTATTAAAAAATCAAGAAATAGCAATGGCTAATGCGTTAACGCCTGCTTTTGTTACCGCACAAAAAGTTCTCGAAGAGGCTAATTGGTTTTATTACATTTCAGTAGATCAGTTCGTTAATATTTACCCTTGGATTGGCCGAGATAGCTGGCGATTTAGTGACAGGATGCTCACCAATGCCCATGCTAAAAAAATACAAGCATTAGGTTTAGATAATAATAAAGTTATTTGGTCTTTGCCTTATATTGATGCTGCGGGTACAGGGATGAATTTTTCTTTAGGAATGGGCGTTTACCGACATACAGATATGGTAGGTGCAGTCGTTATTGATATTAGTTTAGCGCGCTTACAGCAAAGCTTATCGGCGCTAACATCTGATGATCAAGCTTTAGTACTACTTAATCAGCAGAACGATATTTTAATTTTTAAACAACAAGGTAAAAAGCCGTTAAATTATCGAGCCTCATGGCAAAAACTATTACCTAACGATTTACATCACTTACAAAAAGAGCGTTTAGCACAAATACCAGATTCAATAAAAATTGGTGATTGGTTTGTTGAAACACAATCTTTACCTATTAACGGATGGACGCTATTAAAGTATCAACCCTATTCAAGCTTTATTTCTCCTTTAAGAAACCATTTTATTTTCATGTTCACTATCTTATTGATCGGGTTATTTGCTTTTTTGATGCTAGTTAATGCCATGACAAGACGAAGCTTCATTAAACCAACACATGATTTTATTAGTCATATTGAATTCTGCTCCCAAGGCGATCCAGGAAAAGTAAAAGCAAATGCAGACTGGTTACATTGGTTTGTTTTAGTTGAAGATATATTTACTCAAAATCGTAGCTTATTATTGCAATTAAAAGATCAAAATGAAGTGCTTGATAGTCGAGTATTAGAGAAGACTAAAGCATTAATAGAAACAAGCACTCAACATCAACGTGATTATGTTTTATTACGCTCAGTAATGAATGCTATCCCTGAGTTGATCATTTTCAATGATCCTAACGGTAAGTTAATGGGCTGTAACCAATCATTTGAACAATTAACTGGCCAGTTAGAAAGCTCAATGCTCGGGGTAAAAGCGAGTCAATTTATGCCAAAATTATTGGCATATCAAATTGAACATTTGAATGTAAAGTTTGGTGATCAATATCCTCAACAAACATTAGTCGAGGCCGGAGATGAAATTTATCAGGGGTTTTGCAACCAGTTTACCAATGGTGAAGGAGAAATACTGGGTACTATAACTATTTTACAAAATGTCACTGAGCAACAAGCAACGCAATCAGCTTTAGAGAGCGCTAAAAACCAAGCTGAATATGCGAACAAAGTAAAAATTCAATTCTTAGCTAATATGAGCCATGAAATTAGAACCCCCATTAATGCTATACAAGGAATGATAAACTTATTAACGGGTACTCAACTTGATGCACGGCAAGAACATTATTTAACCAATGCACAAACCGCAGCCTTTTCATTGTTACACCTTATTGATGAATTGCTTGATTTATCTAAAATTGAAGCAGGTAAAATGGTTATTGTTAAAGAAGTAACTGATTTACCTTCAGTCATTGATACTGCGCTTAAATTGAATGCCGCGACCATTCATGCGAAAAAACTCAACATGCGAGTAGACTTGGACGCTAATGTTCCTCGTTTTCTAATGAGTGATGCCATGCGTTTAGTTCAGGTATTGTCAAACCTCTTAAATAATGCGACCAAATTCACCGAACAAGGCAATATTGACTTATTTATTGATTCTATTGGCTTAAGCGCAACGAATGTTTTACTTCGGTTTAGAGTGAAAGATACAGGCATAGGGATTTCTAAGGAGAATCAAGCGCATTTATTTGAGGTTTTTTCTCAAGCTGATATCTCTATGACAAGAAAATACGGTGGTTCAGGTTTAGGTTTATCTATTTGTCAGCAAATAGTTAAGTTACTTGGAGGAGAAATAACAGTAAAAAGTGATTTAGGGGCTGGGTGCGAATTTAGTTTTATTTTGCCTTTTTCTATTCCTAATGAAGAAACCATGATGAATTCTGATTTCTCTAGTACCGTAAGTAATGAAATATCAAGGCTTCATATTTGTAGCATTAATCATGAACTTTCAAAAAGTTGTGTTCAAACCATTAAAGCGCAGTCTTGGTATTATCATCAATTTACTAACTTAATTGAATTAAACACAGTGTTGCAGGATAAAAAATCATTAACAGATAAAGTCATTTTATTAATTGATGAGCAAACATTTATAGAACATGACGTTAATGACAAAGCTGTTAATCTTATTGACTTAATAGGCTTGTGCCAACCCGGTATGAGTGAATTAAAACCGAATACATGTCAGCAACTCGATAGTTTAAAAGTGCCTTACACTTTACTTGATACCCCTTTATATCGTTATTCATTAGATAAAATAGTTAGTGTGTTGTCATCAACTAAATCCAAAGAAACAAGTAAGCCAGTATCAACTGATAATGTCACCTCTTCAACTAAAGCATCATTAATAGTCAAAGAAGGTGAGGGAGACTTATCAAATATAAAAGTGCTCTTAGTTGAAGACAACCTTATTAATCAACTAGTTGCTAAAGAATTACTCAAAAGTATGAATGCAACAGTCTTCATCGCTGATAATGGCCAAAAAGCTTTAGATTCACTTGAAGCGGAGTCATTTGATGTCGTATTAATGGATATTCAAATGCCGGTGATGGATGGCTTAACAGCAACAGTAGAAATTAGAAAATTAGAGAAATATAAAAATCTACCTATTATAGCCATGACAGCTCACGCACGAGAAGAGGACAAAAAAAGCAGTTTAGATGCTGGTATGAATCAACATATTGCTAAACCTGTTACCGCGACATTATTATTGACGAGTATATTGGAAGCGATAAAATTGAATGAGAGTAAGCTCAGTTAA